One Armatimonadota bacterium genomic window carries:
- the holA gene encoding DNA polymerase III subunit delta, whose product MSFNVAKAVQSRVVLLSGNEPVLLRAAIDDMLEHAGLQKDDYDLEEFQADSSQPGDWLASVGTFPFLASKRTVIVRNAQKLKADDIPTAPLQALPETALLILVHSNEGEDQRQAGGSRKASLERLVTSAGGTVAKFDADPKKTSDMLRQEILKRGRKIQPGTLDLLVEMTGGSYSYAMEELDKVFLYSEEETISEHSIKSVVVASREWNVWRMIDALTSGNVQESLRQLQIVVGSKNKVEDVVFSQLFPLISRQLKLLYQGRVCVESGCRPESAPSEVRAQFPSKPNLGSERPFVQGSVMRAAQNLSLGQVVEAMEHLSKADAALKGLGTSLSPMDTIERLVFDLSNTLRAKRA is encoded by the coding sequence ATGAGTTTCAACGTAGCCAAAGCCGTCCAAAGTCGCGTCGTCCTCCTTTCGGGGAACGAGCCTGTTCTTCTACGCGCGGCCATCGACGACATGTTGGAGCATGCTGGACTGCAAAAAGACGACTATGACCTGGAAGAGTTTCAGGCCGATAGCTCACAACCTGGCGACTGGCTGGCCTCGGTTGGGACTTTCCCCTTTTTGGCATCAAAGCGTACAGTCATTGTCCGCAACGCCCAGAAACTGAAGGCCGACGATATTCCGACCGCGCCGTTGCAGGCTCTGCCCGAAACGGCGCTTCTGATTTTGGTTCACAGCAACGAAGGCGAGGATCAGCGGCAGGCCGGTGGCAGCCGCAAGGCATCGCTGGAAAGGCTCGTGACTTCAGCGGGGGGGACCGTGGCGAAGTTTGACGCCGACCCCAAAAAGACGTCGGACATGCTTCGACAGGAGATTCTGAAGCGCGGGCGAAAGATTCAGCCGGGGACCCTCGACCTGTTGGTGGAAATGACTGGCGGAAGCTATTCCTACGCAATGGAAGAGCTCGACAAGGTCTTTTTGTACAGCGAGGAGGAGACGATCTCGGAACACTCGATCAAGTCGGTCGTCGTCGCATCGCGCGAGTGGAACGTGTGGCGAATGATCGACGCTCTCACATCGGGCAACGTGCAGGAATCTCTGCGTCAGTTGCAGATCGTGGTGGGGAGCAAAAATAAGGTCGAAGACGTGGTCTTCTCTCAGCTTTTTCCGCTCATCTCGCGGCAACTCAAACTGCTTTATCAGGGTCGAGTCTGCGTGGAGAGTGGGTGCCGACCGGAGTCGGCCCCGAGCGAGGTCCGCGCCCAGTTCCCGTCGAAGCCGAACTTGGGCTCCGAGCGGCCCTTCGTGCAGGGCTCGGTGATGCGCGCGGCCCAGAATCTTTCGCTTGGGCAGGTCGTCGAAGCGATGGAGCACTTATCGAAGGCGGACGCCGCCCTGAAGGGGCTCGGAACCTCCTTAAGCCCCATGGACACGATTGAACGGCTAGTTTTTGATTTAAGCAATACACTCCGAGCAAAAAGAGCATAA
- a CDS encoding bifunctional nuclease family protein — translation MSEEFDGSMDERLHQPPAFFPEEEFDDIDMDDMEPVEVQIEGIYEMDVDRHPHRFIFLTDGEKRLPISIGFPEAKAILDPLEQETPDRPMTHDLLKTSIEKLGATVERVVIDDLWRDIYYAKIHMRQGGNEVILDSRPSDAIALAVRFQVPIFVQSKVFELAHRD, via the coding sequence ATGTCTGAAGAATTCGATGGTTCTATGGATGAGAGACTGCACCAGCCTCCGGCGTTTTTTCCCGAGGAGGAGTTCGACGACATCGACATGGATGACATGGAGCCAGTCGAAGTTCAGATCGAAGGTATCTATGAGATGGATGTCGACCGACATCCGCATCGATTTATCTTCCTGACGGACGGCGAGAAGCGACTGCCGATCAGCATCGGTTTTCCCGAAGCCAAGGCGATCCTCGATCCGTTGGAACAGGAAACTCCGGATCGTCCCATGACCCACGACCTGCTGAAGACTTCCATCGAAAAGCTCGGCGCGACGGTTGAACGGGTTGTCATCGACGATCTTTGGCGAGACATTTACTACGCCAAAATCCATATGCGCCAGGGTGGAAACGAAGTCATTCTCGACTCCCGCCCGTCGGACGCCATTGCGCTTGCAGTGCGCTTCCAAGTCCCGATCTTTGTTCAATCGAAAGTGTTCGAATTGGCCCATCGAGACTGA
- the ligA gene encoding NAD-dependent DNA ligase LigA: MDPAARAAELRTVLEQANYRYYVLDTPDMSDSEYDHLFRELVNLEATHPDLRTPDSPTQRVGTLPVSGFEPHRHAQPMLSLDNAFGEDELRQFDERVKRFLGLTEDVEYFAEMKFDGASMSLTYQDGLLVTAATRGDGTTGENVLPNARTIRGIPLRLRETLMGRIEVRGEVVMLKSVFEELNAAKLEKGEQVFVNPRNAASGGLRQLDSRLTAERKLNFFTYGVGAVELTSPPTGLVETQSGALQELRDLGFAARSENRVSTGIEGIIQFVAEVGAARPNLPFGIDGVVVKVNSKSLQEQLGNTARGPRWAIAYKFPAEQAFTILNRIFVQVGRTGNITPVADLEPVFVGGVTVSRATLHNFDDLERKDVREGDTVIVQRAGDVIPEVVGPVLEKRPADAAKAEPPTECPACGTPLVRQEGLVFIKCPNTKGCPAQLSSALKHFVGRKMMDIEGLGEKQIDRFLELGYLTDLSSIYRLKDHKEALLALDRMGEQSVENLLGAIEESKTRPLPRLLFALGIPDVGERGGQDLARVYGNLERLRKATFDDLIQIDGIGDKTASGIELWFEDEANQRLIDDLLSLGVAPVEAEAPVSDIFEGKTFVFTGKLEKFTREDAEATVMKMGGKAAGSVSAKTHYVVAGPGAGSKLAKAEQLGIPVLNEDEFLEMLPEGTL; this comes from the coding sequence ATGGACCCTGCGGCCCGCGCTGCCGAACTGCGCACCGTCCTTGAACAGGCGAACTACCGCTATTACGTGCTCGACACGCCGGATATGTCGGATTCCGAGTACGACCATCTGTTTCGCGAACTGGTCAACCTTGAGGCCACGCACCCTGACCTAAGGACACCGGACAGCCCCACGCAGCGGGTCGGAACCCTTCCAGTTTCTGGCTTTGAGCCCCATCGCCACGCCCAGCCGATGCTGTCGCTGGATAACGCCTTTGGGGAAGACGAACTGAGGCAGTTTGACGAGCGCGTGAAGAGGTTTTTGGGGTTGACGGAGGATGTCGAATACTTTGCGGAAATGAAGTTCGACGGAGCGTCGATGTCGCTGACCTACCAAGACGGACTGCTGGTGACGGCGGCGACACGTGGTGACGGGACGACGGGCGAGAATGTTTTGCCCAACGCTCGCACCATCCGAGGAATCCCGTTGCGACTTCGCGAGACGTTGATGGGGCGGATCGAAGTGCGCGGCGAAGTCGTGATGCTGAAGTCGGTGTTCGAGGAATTGAACGCAGCGAAGCTGGAGAAAGGGGAGCAGGTGTTCGTGAACCCGCGTAATGCGGCGAGTGGTGGGCTTCGGCAACTGGACAGCCGCCTGACCGCCGAGCGAAAGCTGAACTTCTTTACCTATGGAGTTGGTGCGGTGGAGCTGACTTCGCCGCCGACCGGACTGGTGGAGACGCAGTCCGGCGCTCTTCAGGAATTGCGAGATCTTGGCTTTGCGGCCCGAAGTGAGAATCGCGTTTCAACTGGGATTGAAGGAATCATCCAGTTTGTGGCCGAAGTGGGGGCGGCTAGGCCCAACCTGCCGTTCGGCATCGACGGTGTGGTGGTCAAGGTCAATAGCAAGTCTCTGCAAGAGCAACTTGGGAATACCGCGCGGGGACCGAGATGGGCGATCGCCTATAAGTTCCCGGCCGAGCAGGCGTTTACAATCTTGAACCGCATCTTTGTTCAGGTGGGCCGAACTGGGAACATCACACCTGTGGCCGACCTTGAGCCGGTTTTTGTGGGTGGCGTAACGGTTAGTCGCGCGACCCTGCACAACTTCGACGACCTTGAGCGGAAGGACGTCCGCGAAGGTGACACAGTCATTGTTCAGCGGGCGGGCGACGTGATCCCCGAAGTCGTGGGACCGGTCCTGGAAAAGCGTCCTGCTGACGCGGCGAAGGCGGAGCCGCCGACCGAGTGTCCGGCCTGCGGAACGCCGTTGGTGCGGCAAGAGGGGCTGGTGTTCATCAAATGCCCGAACACAAAGGGCTGTCCGGCCCAATTGAGTTCGGCTCTGAAGCACTTTGTGGGTCGCAAGATGATGGACATCGAGGGCCTGGGCGAGAAGCAGATCGACCGGTTCCTGGAGCTTGGCTACCTGACTGATCTATCGTCGATCTACCGCCTGAAAGATCACAAGGAGGCGTTGCTCGCGCTCGACCGGATGGGTGAGCAGTCGGTCGAAAACTTGCTTGGGGCAATCGAAGAATCGAAGACGCGGCCGTTACCACGACTGCTGTTTGCGCTCGGCATTCCCGACGTCGGTGAACGAGGCGGGCAAGATCTCGCTCGGGTGTACGGCAATCTGGAGCGCTTGCGCAAGGCGACGTTCGACGATCTGATCCAAATTGACGGTATCGGCGACAAGACGGCAAGCGGGATCGAGCTTTGGTTCGAAGACGAGGCTAACCAACGGCTGATCGACGATCTGCTTTCGCTTGGTGTCGCGCCGGTCGAGGCGGAAGCGCCGGTAAGCGATATCTTTGAGGGCAAGACCTTTGTGTTCACCGGAAAGCTGGAGAAATTCACCCGTGAGGACGCCGAGGCGACCGTCATGAAGATGGGCGGCAAGGCGGCGGGATCGGTTTCGGCAAAGACGCATTACGTGGTTGCCGGGCCGGGCGCGGGCTCCAAGTTGGCGAAGGCGGAGCAACTCGGGATTCCGGTGCTGAACGAAGACGAGTTCTTGGAAATGTTGCCCGAAGGGACGCTGTAG